gcccatctgaggatccgagctacttcccgcattgccatgcggcttctcgttcctccttgtttgtttatgtatgcgactgccgtcgcattgtctgactgcacctgaacagtctgaaaacgaaacatgtacactgcttgtcttagcgcattgtaaatcgccctgagttccagaacatttatagacagcaatctttcgtgatctgcccagaggccctggagccgataactctgaactacagctccccaacctctgagacttgcgtctgttgaaagaattatccaattcccgacgccgaatcgtctccctgcagatagattgtgtatttttagccaccagagaagagacaccctgacctgtggcgacaatctcaccctgtggtgcatctgcagatgtgagcccgaccattgtgctaacacctccagttgaaacggacgtgagtgaaatcttccgaactgaaagccgcggcttcgaaagccgccaccattgtgcctaaaaggcgaatgcacaaatgtactgagactgtgcgtggcttgagcactaattgcaccagatgacgaatgacctgtactttctgttgtggtaggtaaaccttttgatttactgtatcgaaaatcatccctaggaattgaagtcgttgagacggaattagatgtgatttctttaaactgactatccaaccgtgctgaactagtacattgtacgttagcaacgcatgctgGCGAagcatttgttgagacggagccttgatgagtagatcgtccaaatacggaacaattattactcctagggacctgagatgagctatcatcacggacatcaccttggtgaatacccgaggcgctgatgagaggccaaacggcagagcctgaaactggtagtggtctcgccttattgcaaaccttaagaaactctggtgaggtggccaaatcggaatgtgtaagtacgcatctttgagatccagcgcaatcatgaattcctgtggctctaaccctgcaattactgacctgagagattccatcttgaatctgtggtaagtgacgtattgattgagaccctttaggttcaatattggcctgactgagccatctggttttggtaccagaaacagactggaataataaccctgcccctgttcctgcacggggaccggaattacaactgcagcattcagcagagactgaatggcaacctgcagaactgctttcttgtcgtccgacacaggcagtcctgtcgtgaaaaatctccctgccggaagataatcgaactctattttgtaaccctctaacactaaattgcggatccacccatctgtggacgtctgcagccacgccccctgaaagctctgaaggcgtgctcccacaattggagatccgagatgggctgggagcccgtcatgccactggtttgttagtggtcttagtgtcttgacgacgtgcattggattgtcgggcactacgtccccgacctcttctaccaggcgtgaccgctcctgtgccctgcccacgaaagggctgagttctaaaggatttgaacgccggaccagaatatttccgtttaggtatagttgtaggcgatggaagaaacacagaatTTCCTcctgtagcctcagaaatccatctgtccaattcaggaccgaaaagcttctcgccatcataaggcaatgcctctataccttttttaacctccgtctccgcttgccaagaacgcagccaaagtgctcgtcgtgctgtgactagcgatgaagacaggcgagaagtaagctgacagacgtcagtagaagctgtacatagatattcagcagcttcccagatttgatccgcgagaagtataagatggtcatcttgcagagccgacttgagctcttttatccataccattaatgctttagtaacccaaatgccaaccaacccaggtctcagcagcactcctgctgctgtatacatggaccttagcatagcctctattttacgatctgcagggtctttaagcgtagtagcagttggtactggtatggttaacttccttgtaagtttagatacggatgaatccaccaatggtgggttctcccatgtagctgtcatggactctggaaacgggtaactcgatttaaatctacgaggaatagaaaaccgtttatccggatttttccgtgattccagtaacattttattaagagattccgaaataggaaaacacatcggagatctctgtcgtttagtaaagactacctcatcgttcgtcaaaatcgtcactatctgactgttggtctatttcgccctccacatactcatgttcagtgaggtctagcatcCCAGAAACTGgcaaattattaggaaaaggaaacttatcttttccacccaaggtggacctttgaccagattgagactcctctggtaactcaaatggtctcattttaaactcagatcttgccgcctccctttcttcacgagaggcggccagctctgattgcaaaccaactaatacatctgcaagtaaagcccatggagggtccagagatgctggctttacttctggaatggaaatcgtatttgtggctgtattaacaacacatgctgtacatgtggtggatccatcaggcaacacactcttacagacatgacatgaaaaatgtttcttagattttgctggtgtcttactcattatgaagacagacaatacaaactacacacagacagtctgcacgactcagtaataacaccaaggttctttgtatatatcaggcaagtgtagtgcctgccagcaataagaaaactgaaccccaaattcccctagtaccactcttaagcagagatgtaatataggaatcctggaacagacaggagaaacaTTAAATATGTTAAATACCAAGTTTTTCTTCAAAGCTTaatactgctaatgtctccccccacccccacgacctccgtgtacagcaccgggtcggggcacCGTGGAACATAtcgcatagggccgtgtgagcggcctatacctgtgtaggccaaggcagcggggaactcctcggctgctgcggcacTGGAGcagcggtcagcgggagcagagagcgtactgcatagagccgtggagcggcctatgcacacgcgctcctggcccgccacacacagcatagagccgtggagtggcctcctgtgtagccaggcagcggggaacttatcggctgctgcggcgcagggagcggcggtcagcgggagcagagagcgtagtGCATAGAGCtgtgcggcctatgcacacgcgctcccttGTAGCTAGGCAACTCCTAAGGTGCTGGGAGCGGCGGAGAGAGAgcgcactgcatagagccgtgaagcggcctatgcacacgtgctccggGCAGCGGTTAATTCAAAAAATGCGCTGGCGTTAGTGaaacatgcccaatacaatccccaacagtggggcggcagcataagctgaccgcccctacccaacatacctggaccgtaacaaaagtctatgacggggcttctcattcaagctccgtccagctttttgcaggcagcctgcaggtggagtgagggagctctttacagagaggtccgacactcacagctgttctcagccgcttccactatccctgacccacgcctgttagaaggggggaaaggacgtggaaatccttgtaagggaaaaaaaaaaaaaaaaacttagaaaaaaattccaatactttgtggacgagctccactatgccttctaactgtgtcgagcacagaaaaaacactgaagtgctcgaggatatggaggggaggagtagtctcaaaaatttatttattcagtgccttcttccggtggaagccgtccatatcccaagagtactccagtgacccctagtggatgaaaaagaaatcttattatttctccgaTAGCAGCCTTCTAAATCagtgactttatcacgaatagagaccatgtcttcctgaagggtgtcatgtgctgaactcagatctttgtgagacgcaacaatctctttcatcttagtctgtacgagtgccaatctcactgatatcagacctcaaagcttgattgttagagttagttagttagttagttagttctgAGGTTAGTTCAGTCCTTAAATTTAGATaacagaatgtatagagcgtagagtaaaaagaccatctagagtgtcttaagacgtcttcagccattacagctgggctgtgcatccgacaagaagcagatgatgttgtagtggtctcagaaggaccacctgaatttgaggtaccaaagggatggacaggtggggccaatttggtaccttttaaccttttttggaggcatggtaagccggctacaaagagactgacctctcagagataggaaaatacaaacggtctataaataaaaggagcagtagtacgctgtcaggaggttacatcaagatgactcagttcaaaatgacattcttagtcggggtgacgggggtatccgagccaaaatgtaaagtaaacatgatgtaatgcaactcaaataacacagtaatgactgagaaattccactagaggtcagcgtgatcacagacgtgaagtactcagcacagagagacacaaatggcaatatatattcagtggataaatccacaaaataatacactgtgaggttgtaatcagagtgtaatgagctgtactcagacgatacttgatattgggctctgcatgtagactgagaggaagtagatgatagtggtaccatataaatagaaggtagtttcacctccaggcaaatgcttcaatttagtgtagtgaccccggtccagccgtcaggacacttatttagcagtttatatcaattttacacattattgaaggcagaaggcaaatcATGCGATGGCCGggtaccaggatccaaaatggcagccacctcacctcccaatatcaccgccgggctccagtgactgtgggcagcccctTCTGTCCTCAGTAGTAACGGGAGCTGCGCACCTGTTAGCAGGAGAGTAAGTGCTCCCGCCTGagccaaaagcgcctccaagtcaggtgtccggagcgtgcaggaaagaccagGCGTGcacagccccagaatacagcccgtggcttcagcggcgtcactaggctgcggtaaTGAACAGTGCGCGGAGCGAGcagctttagggcagtaggagtggtggaattaatagattgggtcttggtcccagcggcggctgagagctatcaggtagggtagataagaagccacgtagtaattaaagctccagaaagcacgtctggatggactcaggccacgccgctcttatttattattttatatactaacaggggtgacaggtgtggtacatccctgcaaaggcagatccaatctctttctcatcagactctgctgtctttcctgcactctcactcagatgttcactgctgccagtagcacacgtatgagaagcagaagtatggcggcagctgtatagattctgatatgtaattctctgtatcatacttactgtgcacaccatcatccttattactattgagagtatagaggtaagacactgatgataggggtgtaacagggtattataacctagcagatgatgatgatgatgatgattgcagtgtattatatggtgtattgcatgtaaaattccttgttccacacctactctgctatagcaatataccttatataagggtgagtaacacatgtacaggcttaccaataTATGAgcgcacacataaaggaatgctaccttaccaatgcttccaggagtaacgttaggagacatttctctgatccatcagctcatatgactgatgttattgttcatctaggatctccaattcatacgatatgttccccatccattgttttacattggtgctgacataggacttggcaagtgactacatctccatttatacttcatggttagttaccagtacaagagagagatatatctaagtcttattataatattacatttgttattgtgatgtTCTCAGGAagatggacacaatgatagtctgagacacaatattataaagccttcattaaaagttatgttttattatacacacatttacaattaagtgtcccagagagtcgtcttctcctattgtttacaagattaatattgttacagaaaatgtcacatttccataatgtattttatttccagcagatggacacacaagcaggaatatctcagaaggacatctaatgttatccccggattgtgacataagagataatgacagtagacaggattctccaggagataaccccattaccccaattatacatccagctctatcagctgatccctctgattctgggaaatgttctcctgatcactctgatattggtgcatctgttacagctcggagagtagatacagtgtttccctgttctatagatgccaaatgttttacacagaacacaaagcctattaaccaacagacaggtaaggcaggtgagaggccatttccatgttctgaatgtgggaaatgttttacatataaatcaaatcatgttatacatcagagaagtcacacaggtgagaaaccatttccatgttctgagtgtgggaaatgttttgcacggaaatcagttctttttatacatcaaagaagtcacacaggtgagaagccattttcttgctctgagtgtgggaaatgttttgcacacaaatcacatcttgttatacataagagaagtcacacagatgaaaagccattttcttgctctgagtgtgggaaatgttgtgcaagtaaatcacatcttgttatacatcacagaactcacacagatgagaagccattttcttgctctgagtgtgggaaatgttttgcacggaaatcagttcttttTATACATCaaagacatcacacaggtgagaagccattttcatgttctgagtgtgggaaatgttttgcacacaaatcatatcttgttatacatcagagaagtcacacaggtgaaaagccattttcttgctctgagtgtgggaaatgttgtgtaagtaaatcacatcttgttatacatcaaagaagtcacacaggtgagaagccattttcatgttctgagtgtgggaaatgttttgcacacaaatcatatcttgttatacatcagagaagtcacacaggtgaaaagccattttcttgctctgagtgtgggaaatgttgtgtaagtaaatcacatcttgttatacatcacagaactcacacagatgagaggccatttccatactctgagaaataaatcatctcttgtttcacacaatagacatcact
The genomic region above belongs to Pseudophryne corroboree isolate aPseCor3 chromosome 3 unlocalized genomic scaffold, aPseCor3.hap2 SUPER_3_unloc_57, whole genome shotgun sequence and contains:
- the LOC134984468 gene encoding gastrula zinc finger protein XlCGF17.1-like, which produces MKNTKPINQQTGKAGERPFPCSECGKCFTYKSNHVIHQRSHTGEKPFPCSECGKCFARKSVLFIHQRSHTGEKPFSCSECGKCFAHKSHLVIHKRSHTDEKPFSCSECGKCCASKSHLVIHHRTHTDEKPFSCSECGKCFARKSVLFIHQRHHTGEKPFSCSECGKCFAHKSYLVIHQRSHTGEKPFSCSECGKCCVSKSHLVIHQRSHTGEKPFSCSECGKCFAHKSYLVIHQRSHTGEKPFSCSECGKCCVSKSHLVIHHRTHTDERPFPYSEK